CGCCTTTACGGAGGCGATGCGATTGCGCAGGTCTTTGAGACTAGCCATTGCGGCCCCTTAAAGTTTAAGCGAACGACTTGGTGTAGGCTTCAACCGCGGCCTTGAGCAGCGGCATTGTCTTGTCCGAAATCGCCTTCTCCGAACGGATGGCATCCATCACGCCGGCATGCTTGTCGCGCATCAGGCGCAGCAGGCCTTCTTCGAAGCTCTTGATCTTGGCAACCGGAATGCCGTCGAGATAGCCGTTCACGCCGGCATAGATCGAGACAACCTGCTCTTCCATTTTCAGCGGCGAGAACTGGCCCTGCTTCAGCAGCTCCGTCAGGCGCGCACCACGGTTGAGCATCTTCTGCGTCGCCGCATCAAGGTCCGAACCGAACTGGGCGAAGGCCGCCATTTCGCGGTACTGAGCGAGCTCGCCCTTGATCTTGCCAGCCACCTGCTTCATCGCCTTGGTCTGCGCAGCAGAACCCACGCGCGACACGGAAAGGCCGACGTTCACAGCCGGGCGGATGCCCTGATAGAACAGATCGGTTTCAAGGAAGATCTGGCCGTCAGTGATCGAGATCACGTTGGTCGGAATGAAGGCCGACACGTCGTTGCCCTGGGTTTCAATGACCGGCAGCGCGGTCAGCGAACCGCCGCCCAGCGAGTCGTTGAGCTTGGCAGCGCGTTCCAGCAAACGAGAGTGGAGATAGAACACGTCGCCCGGATAGGCTTCGCGGCCCGGCGGGCGGCGCAGCAGCAGCGACATCTGGCGGTAAGCCACGGCCTGCTTGGAAAGATCGTCATAGGCGATCAGCGCATGCATGCCATTGTCGCGGAAATATTCGCCGACGGCGCAACCGGCAAACGGTGCCAGATATTGCAGCGGGGCCGGATCGGAAGCAGTAGCGGCGATGATGACAGAATATTCCAGCGCGCCATTGTCTTCCAGAACCTTCACGAACTGGGCAACCGTAGAGCGCTTCTGGCCGCAAGCGACATAAACGCAATAGAGCTTGTCTTTTTCCGGGCCAGCAATGTGGATCGGCTTCTGGTTCAGAATGGTGTCGAGGATGATCGCGGTCTTGCCGGTCTGGCGGTCACCGATCACCAGTTCGCGCTGGCCACGGCCAACGGGGATCAAAGCGTCAATGGCCTTGAGGCCAGTGGCCATCGGCTCATTCACTGACTTGCGCGGAATGATGCCGGGGGCCTTCACGTCCACACGCGACATTTTCTTCGACTTGATCGGGCCCTTGCCGTCGAGCGGGTTGCCCAGCGGATCGATCACGCGGCCGAGGAGTTCCTTGCCGACGGGGATTTCCACGATGGCGCCGGTGCGCTTGACGAGATCGCCTTCCTTGATGTCACGGTCGGCGCCGAAAATCACGCAACCGACATTGTCGGTTTCGAGGTTGAGGGCCATGCCGCGGATGCCACCGGGGAATTCCACCATTTCGCCGGCCTGCACATTGTCGAGGCCGTGCACGCGGGCAATGCCGTCACCGACGGAGAGAACCTGGCCGATTTCAGCAACATCGGCATCCTTGCCGAAATCCTTGATCTGCTTCTTGAGGATGGACGAAATTTCGGCGGCGCGAATATCCATGTCAGCCGTTTCCCTTCATTGCAACTTTGAGATTTTGAAGTTTTGTTTTGAGCGAATTGTCGATCAGCGTCGAGCCAATCTTGACTGTCAGGCCACCGAGCAGCGAAGCATCGGTCTTGGCCACCAGCTGCACATCCTTGCCCACCCGGGCTTTCAGTGCAGCAGCGAGATCCTTGAGCTGGGCAGCGGTGAGCTTTTCAGCCGAGGTGACATCAGCCACCACTTCGCCCTTGTCTTCAGCCACCAGAGCCTGGAATGCGTCAATTGCACCCGGCAAAGCGGTCAAACGGCGATTCTCGCACAGCAGTTTCACGAAATTGAGCGCCAGACCCGACATGCCGCCCTTGGCACTGAGCGCTTCAATGGCCGCCATCTGGTCTTCAGACTTGAAAACGGGGGATGAAAACAGCCGCTTCAGGTCAGCTGATTCAGAAATTGATTTGGCAAGGCCCGCAAGGGCCGAGGCAACGGCGGGAACCGCCTTTTCTTCTTTCGCAAGGTCGAACAGCGCGCTGGCATAGCGCCCCGCCACCCCGCTCGTCATGAGTTGTGCCGCCACGAGCAAACTTTCTTGTTTGTAAGTATTAACGCGTGCGCCTGCTATCACACCAAAACAGGGCTGTCCATGCGCTTTTAGCGGCGTTTCATCGTAAATTTGGCGGGCTGCGCGCGCAAACAAAAAAGGCCCGCCGCGGGAGGAGCTGCGGCGGGCCTGTTTGCTCGATCTATTTCACTTCGAAATGAAATTTTCGAGCTGATAGCGTTTGATACCCATGTCGGCCAGATCGGCGTCGGACAGGCGGATATAGACTGGCTTTGCCTGTCTTGTGGCAGATCCCGGCTTCTTGTTGCGGAGGAAGCGGGTCAGCATGGAATTAGCGGGCCGCGTCGCGGGCAACACGATGGATGTCAGCGCGTGCGATGCCGAGGTCGGCCAGTTCGCGGTTCGTCAGAGCTTGCAACTCAGTGACGGTACGGCTGTAACGCTTCCAGGTGGTGATACGGGATTTAAGAACTTCAAACATCTTTGGTACTCCTTGTTTCCCCTTCCGGGGGAATATGTCTTTCGCTTACGCAGCAACATATAGTGCAACGCAGCAAAAAGAGTACTGCAAAATTTGCATGGCTCGTAATACATTAAATAATTCATGCGTTTATAAAGTTGTAACAATGCTTAATATTTATGTTGCACTGCCACAATGTTGAGCAGTTGAGGTCACAAAGCGGCCTAAACCCTTAACCTGCATTAAGCATACCGCTTGCCCCAAAATTAACCGCTCTGCCCATAGATTGGAAAAAGAGTGGGGATCTCGACTTTGGCCAATACGCATGACGACCAGGCATTTGACTTCAATTTGACGCCAGCGGCGCCTCAACAGGTCGAATCCGCAAGAGAATCAGTCAGTGAACAGCCCGAAATGGGTGATTTGGACCTGGCGTTGAAGGCCGCTGGCGAAGCCGCCTATCGCTGGATTGTCGAAACCGATGAAATCATCTGGAGCCCCAATGTGGCCGAGGTGCTGGGTTGCCCCTCTTCCTTCGTTTCCACCGGAAAGCGCTTTGCCAGCCTCCTGGACGTTGAAAACGTCACCACCCGCTATGAAACGGTGATGAATTCCAAGGCCCGCGACGATGGCCGCGGCGTTCCCTTCCAGATTGAATATATGTTCAAGAGCCAGGGCAGAAACAACCCTGTCTCCGTATGGATCGAGGATGCCGGCCGCTGGCAGGCAGGCCTGGATGGCAATCCTAAAGTGGTTTTCGGCACGGTGCGCCGCGTCGATGAGCGCCACCGCCGCGAACAGCATCTGAATTTCATGGGCAATTGCGATCCGCAAACCGGCATGATGAACCGTGGCCGCATGACCGAAGCCCTGGGCGAAGCCATTGCTGTCGCCACCAAGGCCAGCACGCAATGCGCCTTCGCCATTGCCGCCATTTCCAATCTGGCACTGGTCAATGAAGCCTATGGCTTCGAAATCGCCGACGAAGTGATTGTCGCCGTGGGCCGCAAACTGCGCCAGGTGATGCGCGGTGGCGACGGCATCGCCCGTTATTCCGGAGGCAAATTCGGCATCATCCTCAATGACTGCAAGGAAGAAGAGCTGGAAATAGCCCTCAGCCGCTATCTTGAAGCGATCCGCGATAGTGTGATTGAAACGGGCCGTGGTCCAGTCTGGGCCACGCTGTCAATCGGCGCCGTCACCTTGCCGAAATATGCTGCCACTGCAAGTTCCGCCACATCCTTTGCGGAAGAAGCCTTGAGCGAAGCCCAGAAACTGCCCGCCGATGGCTATATCATTTTCCGCCCCTCCGAACGCCGCAACGCCGAGCGCGAAATCAATTCGCGTTGCGCCACCGAAATCGTGACCTGCCTGAAGGAAGAGCGTTTCAAGCTGGCCTTCCAGCCCATCGTCGATACCAAGACCGGCAAAACAGCCTATCACGAAGCGCTGCTGCGCATGCGCGATCAGGAAACCGGCGAGCTGATCACCGCATCGCATCTGATCCCGGTGGCGGAACGCCTAGGCATCGTACGCCTGGTG
This Aestuariivirga litoralis DNA region includes the following protein-coding sequences:
- the atpA gene encoding F0F1 ATP synthase subunit alpha, giving the protein MDIRAAEISSILKKQIKDFGKDADVAEIGQVLSVGDGIARVHGLDNVQAGEMVEFPGGIRGMALNLETDNVGCVIFGADRDIKEGDLVKRTGAIVEIPVGKELLGRVIDPLGNPLDGKGPIKSKKMSRVDVKAPGIIPRKSVNEPMATGLKAIDALIPVGRGQRELVIGDRQTGKTAIILDTILNQKPIHIAGPEKDKLYCVYVACGQKRSTVAQFVKVLEDNGALEYSVIIAATASDPAPLQYLAPFAGCAVGEYFRDNGMHALIAYDDLSKQAVAYRQMSLLLRRPPGREAYPGDVFYLHSRLLERAAKLNDSLGGGSLTALPVIETQGNDVSAFIPTNVISITDGQIFLETDLFYQGIRPAVNVGLSVSRVGSAAQTKAMKQVAGKIKGELAQYREMAAFAQFGSDLDAATQKMLNRGARLTELLKQGQFSPLKMEEQVVSIYAGVNGYLDGIPVAKIKSFEEGLLRLMRDKHAGVMDAIRSEKAISDKTMPLLKAAVEAYTKSFA
- a CDS encoding F0F1 ATP synthase subunit delta; this encodes MTSGVAGRYASALFDLAKEEKAVPAVASALAGLAKSISESADLKRLFSSPVFKSEDQMAAIEALSAKGGMSGLALNFVKLLCENRRLTALPGAIDAFQALVAEDKGEVVADVTSAEKLTAAQLKDLAAALKARVGKDVQLVAKTDASLLGGLTVKIGSTLIDNSLKTKLQNLKVAMKGNG
- a CDS encoding DUF1127 domain-containing protein, translating into MFEVLKSRITTWKRYSRTVTELQALTNRELADLGIARADIHRVARDAAR
- a CDS encoding GGDEF and EAL domain-containing protein; amino-acid sequence: MGDLDLALKAAGEAAYRWIVETDEIIWSPNVAEVLGCPSSFVSTGKRFASLLDVENVTTRYETVMNSKARDDGRGVPFQIEYMFKSQGRNNPVSVWIEDAGRWQAGLDGNPKVVFGTVRRVDERHRREQHLNFMGNCDPQTGMMNRGRMTEALGEAIAVATKASTQCAFAIAAISNLALVNEAYGFEIADEVIVAVGRKLRQVMRGGDGIARYSGGKFGIILNDCKEEELEIALSRYLEAIRDSVIETGRGPVWATLSIGAVTLPKYAATASSATSFAEEALSEAQKLPADGYIIFRPSERRNAEREINSRCATEIVTCLKEERFKLAFQPIVDTKTGKTAYHEALLRMRDQETGELITASHLIPVAERLGIVRLVDRAVLQLIMQTLQQQPDAMLTMNISGTTATDPHWYDQILDAMRAEPKMAERLTVEITETVALSHLASTRRFVETLREAGCGVAIDDFGSGYTSFRSLRELPVTMLKFDGSFCTNLRENPDNEYMVRSLIDLSHRFNLKSVAEWVDRKDDVEALTEWGVDYLQGHFVSEATLTPSWASAVRPAAQEPFIIRPARAVGPEIVVAAPPVTTAFDFSETAEEEIEIAPLLDVAPTAFAATPEPTPMVALPVLAPEPEITLEAPAAPALDETMLDFSALDDSIEKLRDALRGLEFSAAAPVADASRDEEDSDQHAA